In Actinomadura citrea, a single window of DNA contains:
- a CDS encoding MFS transporter: MPARSAVPVAGPGAGAAGTTDLDPRRWLVLAVIAAAQLMVVLDLTVMNLALPSAQRALDFSTADRQWVVTAYALSFGSLLLFCGRLADLAGRKATFLTGLVGFAAASAVGGASVDFSMLVTARACQGAFGALLAPSALSLLTTTFRDPGERARAFGVYGAVAAAGGGLGLLLGGALTSYLSWRWCMYVNLVFAAIAIIGGALLIGRQHRTPGGRLDVPGVVAVSGGMLCLVYGFSNAASHGWGTPSTWGFLAIGVVLLIVFAAWQARTAHPLLPPRIVLDRVRAGAYLTILISGAGTFGVFLFLVYYMQVTLGYSAVRSGLAMLPMVVLSGAMAVLGNTRLMPRFGPGPMVVAGMLLSSGAMVWLTRIGAHSGYGPALLGPLMVIGAGMGLIFGMAAATGTFGVEPRDAGVASASINTGQQLGGSIGTALLNTIAAGATSGYLADHLHGRPTPQMLQLAAVHGYTTVFWWCAGIFAAGALVCGVLLPRGPLTRPAEAAPREPSEEATAARQHGRTPSGYE; the protein is encoded by the coding sequence GGGCCGGCGCGGCCGGGACGACGGACCTGGATCCGAGACGATGGCTCGTCCTCGCCGTCATCGCCGCCGCCCAGCTCATGGTCGTCCTCGACCTGACCGTGATGAACCTCGCGCTGCCGTCGGCGCAGCGCGCGCTGGACTTCTCGACCGCCGACAGGCAGTGGGTCGTGACCGCGTACGCGCTGTCGTTCGGGAGTCTGCTGCTGTTCTGCGGACGCCTGGCCGACCTGGCCGGCCGCAAGGCGACCTTCCTGACCGGGCTCGTCGGCTTCGCGGCCGCCTCCGCCGTCGGCGGCGCCTCGGTCGACTTCTCGATGCTGGTGACGGCGCGCGCCTGCCAGGGGGCCTTCGGCGCCCTGCTGGCGCCGTCCGCCCTGTCGCTGCTGACCACGACCTTCCGGGACCCCGGGGAGCGGGCCAGGGCGTTCGGCGTCTACGGCGCGGTCGCGGCCGCCGGCGGCGGCCTCGGGCTGCTGCTCGGCGGTGCGCTGACGTCCTACCTGTCCTGGCGGTGGTGCATGTACGTCAACCTCGTCTTCGCCGCGATCGCGATCATCGGGGGAGCGCTGCTGATCGGAAGGCAGCACAGGACGCCGGGCGGCCGCCTGGACGTTCCGGGCGTGGTGGCGGTGTCCGGGGGGATGCTCTGCCTGGTCTACGGCTTCTCCAACGCCGCGTCCCACGGCTGGGGCACGCCCTCGACCTGGGGCTTCCTCGCGATCGGTGTCGTCCTGCTGATCGTTTTCGCGGCCTGGCAGGCGCGCACCGCGCACCCCCTGCTGCCGCCCCGCATCGTGCTCGACCGCGTCCGCGCCGGCGCCTACCTCACGATCCTGATCAGCGGGGCCGGCACGTTCGGCGTCTTCCTGTTCCTCGTCTACTACATGCAGGTGACCCTGGGGTACTCGGCCGTCAGGTCGGGGCTGGCCATGCTGCCGATGGTGGTGCTCAGCGGTGCCATGGCCGTCCTGGGCAACACCAGGCTGATGCCGCGGTTCGGCCCCGGGCCGATGGTCGTCGCCGGCATGCTGCTCAGCTCGGGCGCCATGGTGTGGCTGACGAGGATCGGCGCCCATTCGGGCTACGGGCCGGCGCTGCTCGGCCCGCTCATGGTCATCGGCGCCGGCATGGGGCTCATCTTCGGCATGGCGGCCGCCACCGGCACCTTCGGCGTGGAGCCGCGGGACGCGGGGGTGGCCTCGGCGAGCATCAACACCGGGCAGCAACTGGGCGGCTCGATCGGCACGGCGCTGCTCAACACGATCGCGGCCGGCGCCACCAGCGGCTACCTGGCCGACCATCTGCACGGGCGGCCGACGCCGCAGATGCTCCAGCTCGCGGCGGTCCACGGCTACACCACGGTGTTCTGGTGGTGCGCCGGCATCTTCGCGGCCGGCGCCCTCGTCTGCGGCGTGCTCCTGCCCCGCGGCCCGCTGACCCGTCCCGCGGAGGCCGCGCCGCGGGAACCGTCCGAGGAGGCCACGGCGGCGCGCCAGCATGGACGGACGCCGTCTGGTTATGAGTGA